In Microbacterium sp. zg-Y818, the genomic window CAAGCTCTGGCCCTCGGTGGTCTTCGGCGTCGCCCTCGTGATGAGCATGGGGGGCCTCGCGTACGCGATGCGCGAGATCTCGACCGGCACCGCGTACGCCGTGTGGGTGGGCATCGGCGCGTCGATCACCGTCGTCTACGCGATGATCACCGGGGATGAGGACTTCTCGCTCGTGAAGTTCCTGCTCATCCTGGGCCTGGTCGGCTGCATCGTCGGGCTGAAGCTGGTCAGCCCCGAGTGAGGGGCGGATGCCGGCATCCTTCACGTTCAACCCGAGGGTGAGTCGATCTGCGCGGCGCCCCTTGACCCGGCGGGGGATCGGAGTAGCTTCGGTCCTGCGAGAAGAAAACGGAAACGTGGATACCGAGAGGTGACCGGATACGGAAACCGACACACGCAACTGATCGCCTCGGAGCTTAGGCTCCGGGGCGATCTGCGTTGTCCGGAGGGCCGTCCGGCCAGTGATAGTCTCGTTCGGTACGCCTCCGTAGCTCAGTGGATAGAGCGCCGGTTTCCGGTACCGTAGGTCGCAGGTTCGACTCCTGTCGGGGGCACCACCACCACTGAAAACGAAGATCGCCGTCCAGCTCTGGGCGGCGATCTTGTCGTTTCGGCTCGCTCTCGCGTGTTTCGCCAGAGTCTCGGGCCGGTCGCGGGAAACGGGCACTGGCGTTCCGAATGTCCACCCCGGCGGGACCCCGCCCTAACCGGCCAGCGCCTCGTTCGCCCGCGCCAGCGCACGGAGGTAGGCACCGGGTGTCACCCCGGCGACGGAGCGGAAGTCGTTGGTGAGGTGCGCCTGGTCGACGTAGCCGAGTTCGACGGCTATGGCGGCGAGGCTCCCGTCTTCGGTTGAGAGGCGCCGGACGACCTCCTGCAGGCGCACGCGGCGAGCGATCTCACCGGGACTGCGCCCGATGCTCTCCCGCACTGTCCGTTGCAGGGTCCGCACGCCCACTCCGAGCGCGGTGGCCACGTCCGACGTCTTCCGCACGTGCGGTCGGTCGGCGATGACATCGAGGGCGGCATTCGCCAACCGCTGCGACGGCCTCAGCGGACGCTCGGCGAGGAGCGCCCGCACGAGGGCGTCTGCGGCCTCGGACCTGGCGGTCGAGTCCGGCGCCGACGCGATCTGCTGGAGGAGCCGGTGCGTGCGCCCGTCGAGGTCCGCGGTGACCTCTCGCTCGTAGGGGAGCGACGAAGCCTCGAGGTCGGACAGCACGGCGAGGCCGGCGGGACGCAGCCGAATCGCGAAGACGTCCCCGCTGCCGCTGATCGTGCGCGTCCACGCCGTGGATCGAGCGGACGTCACCACGAGCGGGGCCGCGACGTCGCCGCTCTCGATGCTGAGCGTGATCGACGGGTGGTCGATGATCCGCTGCTCGATGGACTCGCCGGGCTCGAGCCGCCACTGCACCGCCCAGTAGGTGTCGACCACGTCTCGGAGGTCTTCGGTCGGCGGGATCCACCGGGCGGAGAACCGCTCGAGATTCTGCGGCTGCAGCACTCCGGAGCGCTCGGCCGGGCCGATGGCTCTCGTGCGCGTGCCCTCCATGGCGCAATTCTGCAATACCGGCGCGGGCCGCGGGGCGCAGGATGCGGTCATGACGACGAACTACCGCAGTACCTTCATCACCACGGCGCCCGACTGTCCCGTGCCTGTCGCAGAGGTGCCGCCCGCGGGTGCGAAGCCGAGTGTGGCGTCCCTGCAGTACGAGTTGATCCACGATCACCCGTACGAGAGGACGTCGGACGAGATCCTCTTCGAGGTGCACGCCATGCGCGCCGGGATCAGCGAGTCCGAGCGCCCCGCGGAATGGGATCGCTTCTTCGCGAAAGATCAGGCGTGCCTGCGCGCCTCTCCGCTGGCCAAGCGGTACGGCTGGGGGTTCCACCACGACGAGCAGGGCCGCGTCGCGCTCGTCGCGCTCGGCAGCGCCGAGTACGCGTCCCTCGCCGAACGCGCTGATCTCACACAGAAGCCCGCGATGCGCTCGTCACGGGGGTGAGCGGCTAGGCGCCCGTCCGCGGGGAGCGGATCAGCGCGCCGGCGGTGAGGAGCACCGCCGCCGCGGCCACGTGGGCGCCCACCCACCACGGGCCGGAGAGTTCGAACGGGTAGAGCGGGTTCCAGACGATCGCGATCGCGAGCATGACCGGCATCCACCACCATTGCCGGGCCTGCAGGGCGAACCATCCGATGATCACGGCGAGGATCGCCACGATGAAGCGGATCGCGAGGTAGTACTCGTGGCTGAGGAGTGCGGTGCCGGCCAGGCACGCGGTCGCGGCGAGGATCGCCGGGGCGAGTGCGTTGCGCTGGTACTCCGAGGGCGCGCGGGTCTGCGGTGAGGGCATGGGGGATCCGTTCGTCGTGCTCCTACCCAGTGTGACGCGTCCCGCCGAGGGTCTGGTTCACTTCCGGCCGTGCACCGCCCCGGCATCCCCTCGGGCGGGGCGGATGTAGAAGCAGTCCGGGAACCGTGTGGCCGCCGCCTGCCAACCTTCCGCGGGGGAGGGCATCGGCCGTGCCGAGAAGACCGAGACCCGCGTGATCTCCCACGCGGTGTCGTCCCGCTCGAGCACGTGTTCACCGTGGCGGGCGAGGACGAGTCGCCACCCCTGCGCCCCCGCCTCGGCGAGGTGGTGCATCTCTTCGGCGCGCGTCACCGGGCCGAGGATGCGACTGGATCCCTCCGGGTCGTCGCGCCGGACGTAGTGCGGGTCGAAACGCTGCTGCACTGCCTGCCGTGACGTGCCCAGGAGTGCGCCGATCTTCGCCCAGCTCACGCCGGCGTCGTGCGCGGCGCGCACGGCCTGCCCCTGCAGGTCCGCCGCAACGCGGGCGATGTCGTGAAACGCGGTCACGGCGGTCAGCAGCTCATCGGTCGTGGCGGGCTGCCCTGAGACAGCGCCGTGTCGCGCCGCCAGTCGGGACAGCTCGACGGCCAGATCGGCGTCGGCGTCGCCGGTCACGGGCGCGGTTTCTCGTCACCGGGTCGCCACGATCCGGCGCGGGATGTCGCCGCCGACCGCTGTGACTGAGCGGTGAAGAGCCACACGAGCCCGGCGATCACCGCGGACCAGCCCGCCACGCTCATCACGAGTCCCGGGATGTTCATTCCTACGAGCAACCCGATGACGGCCAAGACGATGCCGGCCACGATGGCTGCGATCACGAGACGGCGGGTCTTCTGCACCTGCGCTTCTGCATTCATGTGGCAAGGCTAGCTTGCACCGCGGCCGGGGGCAAGCTCTCCTTGCCCATCCGCTGCCGCGGTCGATGAAACCGCAACTGGCGGACGAGACCGTGGGTGACACCCGCCGTCTCGTCCGCCAGATGGGGTCTCACGGTGATGCGGCGGCGGGGCGGGGGTTACGCGACCGAGTGGGGCGGCCCGGCACTCATAAGCTGAATGGATGCCACACGCGACCGCGACCGCACCGCTCGCGTCGTGGCGGTTCGCCGGAACGCTGCGGCACTACCAGGCCGACGTCCTCGACCGCGTCGACGTCGCGGGGGGTTCGGCGCTGCACATCGTCGCGCCGCCCGGGTCGGGAAAGACCCTGCTCGGTCTGCTGCTGGCCGCCCGCCGTGGCCGCCGTGCGGTCGTGCTGACCCCGACCACGACGATCCGCGCGCAGTGGGCCGCCACCGCGGCGACCCTCGCGCCCGACCGGCGCGCGGTGTCCGAGGACCCGGACGGCCCGGGGGACTTCACGGCGCTGACCTACCAGGCCCTCAGCGTGCTGGACGCCGCCAACCCGTTCGCCGGGCTCGCCCGCAGCCGGTGGTGCGACGAGCTCGAGTCGGACGGCCGATCGCGGGATGCCGCCGCGCAGTGGCTCGACGACCTCGCGTCTCGGAACCCCGCCGCCTACCGCCGCGGCATCGCGAGCCGTTCGCGG contains:
- a CDS encoding multidrug efflux SMR transporter; the protein is MSWFVLIVSGVLEAVWATALGKSEGFTKLWPSVVFGVALVMSMGGLAYAMREISTGTAYAVWVGIGASITVVYAMITGDEDFSLVKFLLILGLVGCIVGLKLVSPE
- a CDS encoding DUF6804 family protein — encoded protein: MPSPQTRAPSEYQRNALAPAILAATACLAGTALLSHEYYLAIRFIVAILAVIIGWFALQARQWWWMPVMLAIAIVWNPLYPFELSGPWWVGAHVAAAAVLLTAGALIRSPRTGA
- a CDS encoding DUF6157 family protein; translated protein: MTTNYRSTFITTAPDCPVPVAEVPPAGAKPSVASLQYELIHDHPYERTSDEILFEVHAMRAGISESERPAEWDRFFAKDQACLRASPLAKRYGWGFHHDEQGRVALVALGSAEYASLAERADLTQKPAMRSSRG
- a CDS encoding helix-turn-helix domain-containing protein; the protein is MEGTRTRAIGPAERSGVLQPQNLERFSARWIPPTEDLRDVVDTYWAVQWRLEPGESIEQRIIDHPSITLSIESGDVAAPLVVTSARSTAWTRTISGSGDVFAIRLRPAGLAVLSDLEASSLPYEREVTADLDGRTHRLLQQIASAPDSTARSEAADALVRALLAERPLRPSQRLANAALDVIADRPHVRKTSDVATALGVGVRTLQRTVRESIGRSPGEIARRVRLQEVVRRLSTEDGSLAAIAVELGYVDQAHLTNDFRSVAGVTPGAYLRALARANEALAG